A part of Desulfobacter sp. genomic DNA contains:
- a CDS encoding universal stress protein: MSFFKTLKTKVLHPGKKADDNSEAIKFSTPPDQTPEKEGEKIACCENQGKNLVVATMESRFTDDMVEYALDMAQRMDYGIIAVNAANLTHDVTEFFSTSHEELFRDFKETAVKNAAPFSKRAAELGLKFAHAVKYTHVDKAIEDITKECGQIEFIITENKEPVTARDSLSNDNRIAQRLFVYSVD; the protein is encoded by the coding sequence ATGAGTTTTTTCAAGACCTTAAAAACAAAGGTATTGCATCCAGGTAAAAAGGCGGATGACAACAGCGAGGCCATCAAATTTTCCACTCCCCCTGACCAGACACCCGAAAAAGAAGGGGAGAAGATAGCCTGTTGCGAAAACCAGGGAAAAAACCTGGTGGTGGCCACCATGGAAAGCCGGTTCACGGACGATATGGTTGAGTACGCCCTTGATATGGCCCAGCGGATGGATTACGGCATCATTGCTGTCAATGCCGCCAACCTGACCCATGATGTCACAGAGTTTTTCTCCACCAGCCATGAGGAACTCTTCCGGGATTTCAAGGAGACCGCCGTTAAAAATGCAGCGCCCTTTAGCAAACGGGCGGCAGAACTGGGCCTGAAATTCGCCCACGCCGTTAAATACACCCATGTGGACAAGGCCATTGAAGATATCACAAAGGAATGCGGGCAAATCGAATTTATCATCACAGAAAACAAAGAGCCTGTGACCGCAAGGGATTCGCTTTCCAATGACAACAGAATCGCCCAGCGGCTTTTTGTTTATTCAGTGGATTAA
- the lon gene encoding endopeptidase La has product MRSIFKKEEAVETETASAEIDELREAVLNRNMPAAVEKIVLKEVDRLLKINPASAEYTIGLNHIDYLTTLPWNRYTQDNLDTLRAEKILDAAHYGLGEIKERILEHLAVRQMKLSKKNTVLVVDDEEMTRMNLSHVLTKEGYEVDTAGSGSQALLLLENQQFDLVVTDLKMDKVDGLTLLDCIKKTSPGTEVIIISGYATVLTAVDAIKRGSFHFIAKPLKLDEIRATVKKALEKKTGLVETRSPVICFAGPPGTGKTSLGQSIAKSLERKFVRVSLAGIKDEADIRGHRRSYAGALAGRIIQEIRRAESSNPVFMLDEIDKIGQDFKGDPASALLEVLDPQQNAQFIDHYLDVPYDLSKVMFIATANTVARIPGPLLDRFEVIAMSGYTVAEKVDIAGRHLIPRAKEDTGLAGFDLEFTQEALRKIIREHTREAGLREFERKIAAICRKVTRRLIKSGASSKEICIDEAEVESFLGPGRYHYEIAGAKDRVGCSTGLAWTESGGEIIFVEATRMMGTNQLILTGYLGEVMKESAQAALSYIRSNTERFGLAADFFQGQDIHVHVPSGAIPKDGPSAGLTIAMALLSLLRGEPCRRDTAMTGELTLSGRILPVGGIKEKLLAAKMAGIKTVIFPMKNQSEIATIDPKLKQGIKILTAGELSEVVDQVLRAGKGQPVSRN; this is encoded by the coding sequence GTGAGAAGTATTTTCAAAAAAGAGGAAGCAGTTGAGACGGAGACGGCATCGGCAGAGATTGATGAACTCAGGGAGGCGGTGCTGAACCGGAATATGCCGGCGGCAGTGGAAAAAATTGTACTCAAGGAGGTTGACCGGCTGCTCAAGATCAATCCGGCCTCGGCAGAGTATACCATCGGTCTCAATCACATTGATTATCTGACCACCCTGCCCTGGAACCGGTATACCCAGGACAATCTGGATACCCTGAGGGCGGAAAAAATCCTTGATGCCGCCCATTACGGACTTGGCGAAATCAAGGAAAGGATACTTGAGCACCTGGCGGTCAGGCAGATGAAGCTGTCCAAGAAAAATACCGTTCTGGTGGTGGACGACGAAGAGATGACCCGGATGAACCTTTCCCATGTGCTGACAAAGGAGGGGTATGAGGTGGATACCGCCGGCAGCGGCAGCCAGGCCCTGTTGTTGCTGGAGAACCAGCAGTTTGACCTGGTGGTTACGGATCTGAAAATGGACAAGGTGGACGGCCTGACCCTGCTGGACTGTATCAAAAAGACCAGTCCCGGCACCGAGGTGATCATTATCAGCGGATACGCCACGGTGCTCACGGCGGTGGATGCCATCAAGCGGGGGTCCTTCCATTTTATTGCCAAACCCCTGAAGCTGGACGAGATACGGGCCACGGTGAAAAAGGCCCTGGAAAAGAAAACCGGGCTTGTGGAAACACGGAGCCCTGTGATCTGCTTTGCCGGCCCTCCGGGAACCGGCAAGACATCCCTTGGTCAGTCCATTGCAAAAAGCCTGGAGCGTAAATTCGTCCGGGTCTCCCTTGCCGGCATCAAGGATGAGGCAGATATCAGGGGGCATCGGCGGAGTTATGCCGGCGCCCTTGCCGGACGGATTATCCAGGAGATCCGCCGGGCGGAGTCAAGTAATCCGGTGTTCATGCTGGACGAGATCGACAAGATCGGTCAGGATTTCAAGGGCGATCCCGCATCGGCCCTTCTTGAGGTCCTGGACCCCCAGCAGAACGCTCAGTTTATCGACCATTACCTGGATGTCCCCTATGACCTGTCCAAGGTCATGTTCATTGCCACGGCCAATACCGTGGCCAGAATTCCCGGGCCGCTGCTGGACCGTTTCGAGGTCATTGCCATGTCCGGGTACACGGTGGCGGAGAAGGTGGATATTGCCGGCCGTCACCTGATACCCAGGGCCAAGGAAGATACCGGCCTGGCCGGTTTTGATCTTGAGTTCACCCAAGAGGCCTTGAGGAAAATTATCCGGGAGCATACCCGGGAAGCCGGGCTCCGGGAATTTGAACGGAAAATCGCGGCCATATGCCGGAAGGTCACCCGCCGGCTGATCAAGTCGGGGGCATCTTCAAAAGAGATCTGTATTGATGAGGCTGAAGTGGAATCCTTTCTGGGGCCCGGCCGGTATCACTATGAAATCGCCGGGGCCAAAGACCGGGTGGGGTGTTCCACAGGCCTTGCCTGGACAGAGAGCGGCGGGGAGATCATTTTTGTGGAGGCCACCCGGATGATGGGGACCAACCAGCTGATTCTCACGGGCTATCTTGGGGAGGTCATGAAGGAGTCGGCCCAGGCGGCCTTAAGCTATATCCGGAGCAATACGGAGCGGTTCGGCCTGGCAGCGGATTTTTTCCAGGGCCAGGATATCCACGTCCATGTGCCGTCGGGTGCCATTCCCAAAGACGGGCCTTCTGCCGGCCTGACCATTGCCATGGCACTGCTCTCCCTTTTGCGGGGAGAACCCTGCCGGCGGGATACGGCCATGACCGGCGAACTCACCCTCAGCGGCAGGATCCTGCCCGTGGGCGGAATCAAGGAAAAGCTTCTGGCCGCCAAAATGGCCGGCATCAAAACCGTGATTTTTCCAATGAAAAATCAATCGGAGATTGCCACCATTGACCCGAAGCTTAAGCAGGGAATAAAAATTCTGACGGCCGGGGAACTCAGCGAGGTGGTGGACCAGGTACTCAGGGCCGGGAAGGGGCAGCCCGTTTCTCGGAATTAA
- a CDS encoding universal stress protein has translation MKQILLAIDGDTPTRPVYQYTADLCRQVKAELCILQFTTETQVRQCSLSTPKPDSPSLKTSAARQGGVCKADPILTGVPAPLKKMLKSPDCPVPFKVTLSAGTPETQLSDYIDTHHDIILTVYDPSLDRRRATGSAATRINALKGKLQVPLVIVNSEKRAAPSRP, from the coding sequence ATGAAGCAGATACTGCTTGCCATTGACGGGGATACACCCACCCGTCCTGTTTATCAATATACCGCAGACCTGTGCAGGCAGGTCAAGGCGGAACTCTGTATCTTGCAGTTCACTACGGAGACCCAGGTCAGGCAGTGTTCTTTGTCCACCCCAAAGCCGGATTCCCCTTCCTTGAAAACATCTGCAGCCCGCCAGGGGGGTGTCTGCAAAGCGGACCCTATCCTGACGGGGGTCCCCGCGCCGCTGAAAAAGATGCTGAAGAGCCCCGACTGTCCGGTTCCGTTTAAGGTAACCCTCAGCGCCGGCACCCCTGAGACCCAGCTATCGGACTATATTGACACCCATCATGACATCATATTAACGGTGTATGATCCCTCCCTGGACCGGAGGCGGGCAACCGGCAGTGCCGCTACACGGATAAATGCCCTGAAGGGAAAACTTCAGGTGCCTCTGGTGATTGTTAATTCCGAGAAACGGGCTGCCCCTTCCCGGCCCTGA
- a CDS encoding 4Fe-4S binding protein, producing MNQKQTSLIYFSPTGTTRKVLEQIASGLGCDSPEIIDITSSAQRNLGPAPLKGDIVLLGAPVYAGRIPKDAVQYFKGLKGNGKPAVLTVVYGNREFEDALLELKTIAKECGFIPVAGAAFIGEHSFSCETFPIAVNRPDKADLETAADFGRQVAARAGILDHPETAGDLAVPGNFPYREGMKETAFAFMNVSEDCTGCGTCAEVCPKEAIDEANGYTTMDDRCIFCCACIKACPENARSLMDGPIRDTAKRLHENCAEPKAPVLFF from the coding sequence ATGAATCAAAAACAGACATCTCTCATCTACTTCAGTCCCACAGGCACCACCCGGAAAGTCCTCGAGCAGATTGCCTCGGGCCTGGGCTGCGACAGCCCGGAAATCATCGACATTACGTCATCTGCCCAACGGAACCTGGGACCGGCCCCGCTTAAGGGGGATATTGTCCTCCTCGGCGCCCCGGTCTATGCCGGACGCATCCCAAAGGATGCGGTCCAGTATTTCAAAGGCTTGAAGGGGAATGGTAAACCGGCCGTACTGACCGTGGTCTACGGCAACCGGGAATTTGAAGATGCACTTCTGGAACTGAAAACCATTGCAAAGGAATGCGGTTTCATTCCCGTGGCAGGCGCCGCCTTTATCGGGGAACACTCTTTCTCCTGCGAAACGTTCCCCATTGCCGTGAACCGGCCGGACAAGGCAGACCTGGAAACGGCTGCTGATTTCGGCAGGCAGGTTGCCGCCCGCGCCGGCATTCTGGACCATCCGGAAACCGCGGGGGACCTGGCGGTACCGGGCAACTTTCCCTACCGGGAGGGCATGAAAGAGACGGCCTTCGCCTTTATGAACGTCTCCGAGGACTGCACCGGCTGCGGCACCTGCGCCGAGGTCTGCCCCAAGGAAGCCATTGATGAAGCAAATGGCTACACCACAATGGATGACAGGTGTATCTTCTGCTGCGCCTGCATCAAGGCCTGTCCCGAAAATGCCCGCTCCCTCATGGACGGCCCCATAAGGGACACGGCCAAACGCCTCCACGAAAACTGCGCTGAGCCCAAAGCGCCGGTGCTGTTCTTTTAG
- a CDS encoding anaerobic ribonucleoside-triphosphate reductase activating protein encodes MYIGGFQKNSLIDFPGAVACLVFTPGCNFTCPYCHNPDLAAGPLTGSGSPAFDQEEIFSFLEKRKGMIQGVAITGGEPTLQKDLGDFITRAREMGYKIKLDSNGTRPQVLEDLFDRGLVDYLAMDIKTDPANYTALLKNKNDLDRILESISLVMEKAPAYEFRTTCVRPFISRDIMERIAAQIQGADLYILQQCSKNVDVLDPDFLKDPGRFFTEKEMTQLKAVIAPHVREARIR; translated from the coding sequence ATGTACATCGGCGGATTTCAAAAGAACTCCCTGATTGATTTTCCAGGGGCAGTGGCCTGCCTGGTCTTCACACCGGGCTGCAATTTCACCTGCCCCTACTGCCATAATCCGGACCTGGCTGCCGGCCCCCTCACCGGGTCCGGCAGTCCCGCCTTTGACCAGGAGGAGATCTTTTCCTTCCTGGAGAAACGGAAGGGCATGATCCAGGGGGTGGCCATCACCGGCGGGGAGCCCACCCTCCAAAAGGACCTGGGCGACTTCATCACCCGGGCCAGGGAAATGGGGTATAAAATCAAACTGGATTCCAACGGCACCCGTCCCCAGGTTTTAGAAGACCTGTTTGACCGGGGGCTTGTGGACTACCTGGCCATGGATATCAAAACAGATCCGGCCAACTACACGGCCCTGTTAAAAAACAAAAACGATCTGGACCGGATCCTGGAGAGCATCTCCCTGGTCATGGAAAAGGCGCCGGCCTATGAATTCAGGACCACCTGTGTCCGCCCTTTCATCAGCCGGGACATCATGGAAAGGATTGCCGCGCAGATCCAGGGGGCAGACCTGTATATTCTCCAGCAATGCTCGAAAAATGTGGATGTCCTGGACCCTGACTTTCTTAAAGACCCCGGTCGGTTTTTCACGGAAAAAGAGATGACCCAACTCAAGGCGGTCATCGCCCCCCATGTCCGGGAGGCCCGCATCAGATAA
- a CDS encoding ribonucleoside triphosphate reductase has translation MFEQIKKRDGRVAEFDATKITNALVKAGEATGEFNGREAKKMTMRVLTLARDLQLGPVPEVEDVQDIVERVLLDSPYYQTAKAYIIYREQHNQIRKIAIDENVGLMESYISRMDWKVKENSNMSYSLQGLNNYISSDITAEYWLNKIYPPQVRDAHYAGDIHIHDLSLLSVYCVGWDLQDLLIEGFKGVAGKVESSPPKHFRSALGQIVNFFYTLQGEAAGAQAMSNFDTLLAPFVRYDKLSYKEVKQALQEFVFNINIPTRVGFQTPFTNITMDLNVPATLKDSPIIIGGEYLEETYAGFQDEMDMINAAFAEVMMEGDAKGRVFTFPIPTYNITEDFDWSNPRLDNLWKMTGKYGIPYFSNFVNSDMDPEDARSMCCRLRLDNRELRKRGGGLFGANPLTGSIGVVTLNLPRLGYVAQDEAEFFDRLDNLINIAAESLSIKRKILEKFTNGDLYPYSKFYLRKIKESTGVFWRNHFSTIGILGMNEACINFMGEDYGIASHKGQEFAVKVMDHIRSKIESLQEETDEIFNLEATPAEGTTYRFASKDKKKFKNIVCANEEEYKNGSDPFYTNSTHLPVNYTDDLFEALELQDELQTKYTGGTVQHLFLGEEVSDTEVVKQVVSKVSNSFRLPYFTLTPTFSVCPSHGYISGEHEKCDTCNADTEIYSRVVGYLRPVGQWNNGKQTEFCMRKTYDTHKVAS, from the coding sequence ATGTTTGAGCAGATCAAAAAACGTGATGGACGGGTTGCGGAGTTTGACGCCACAAAAATTACCAACGCCCTGGTTAAGGCGGGCGAGGCAACCGGAGAATTCAACGGACGGGAAGCCAAAAAAATGACCATGCGGGTACTCACCCTGGCCCGGGATCTCCAACTGGGGCCGGTGCCCGAGGTGGAAGATGTCCAGGACATTGTGGAACGGGTACTGCTGGACTCCCCCTATTACCAGACCGCCAAAGCCTATATCATCTACCGGGAACAGCACAATCAGATCCGTAAAATCGCCATTGATGAGAATGTCGGCCTCATGGAATCCTATATCAGCCGCATGGACTGGAAGGTCAAGGAGAACTCCAACATGAGCTACTCCCTCCAGGGGCTGAACAACTATATTTCTTCGGATATCACCGCAGAATACTGGCTCAACAAAATCTATCCCCCCCAGGTGCGGGATGCCCACTATGCCGGTGACATCCATATCCACGACCTCAGTCTCCTCTCCGTCTACTGCGTGGGCTGGGACCTCCAGGACCTGCTCATCGAAGGGTTCAAAGGGGTGGCCGGTAAAGTGGAATCCTCTCCCCCCAAGCATTTCAGAAGCGCCCTGGGCCAGATTGTCAACTTTTTCTACACCCTCCAGGGGGAGGCGGCCGGCGCCCAGGCCATGTCCAACTTCGACACCCTGCTGGCTCCCTTTGTCCGCTATGACAAGCTGAGCTACAAAGAGGTGAAACAGGCCCTCCAGGAATTTGTATTCAATATCAACATCCCCACCCGGGTGGGATTCCAGACGCCCTTCACCAACATCACCATGGACCTGAATGTGCCCGCCACGCTTAAGGATTCCCCCATCATCATCGGCGGAGAATACCTGGAAGAGACCTATGCGGGCTTCCAGGATGAGATGGACATGATTAACGCCGCCTTTGCCGAAGTCATGATGGAGGGGGACGCCAAGGGCCGGGTATTTACCTTCCCCATTCCCACCTACAACATCACCGAGGATTTTGACTGGAGCAACCCCAGGCTGGACAATCTCTGGAAAATGACCGGCAAATACGGGATCCCCTATTTTTCCAACTTTGTCAACTCAGACATGGACCCCGAAGACGCCCGGTCCATGTGCTGCCGGCTCCGCCTGGACAACCGGGAGCTGCGCAAACGGGGCGGCGGCCTCTTCGGTGCCAACCCCCTGACCGGCTCCATCGGGGTTGTCACCCTGAACCTGCCCCGGCTGGGGTATGTGGCCCAGGACGAGGCCGAATTTTTCGACCGCCTGGACAATTTGATCAACATTGCCGCCGAATCCCTGAGCATCAAGCGCAAAATTCTTGAAAAGTTTACCAACGGCGACCTCTACCCCTACTCAAAGTTCTACCTGAGGAAAATCAAGGAGAGCACCGGGGTCTTCTGGCGGAACCATTTTTCCACCATCGGCATCCTGGGCATGAACGAGGCCTGTATCAATTTCATGGGCGAGGACTACGGTATTGCCTCCCACAAGGGCCAGGAATTTGCCGTAAAGGTCATGGACCATATCCGTTCCAAGATCGAATCCCTCCAGGAAGAGACCGACGAAATTTTCAACCTGGAAGCCACCCCGGCCGAAGGCACCACCTACCGGTTTGCCAGCAAGGACAAAAAGAAATTCAAAAACATTGTCTGCGCCAACGAGGAAGAGTACAAAAACGGCAGCGATCCCTTTTACACCAACTCCACCCATCTGCCGGTAAATTACACCGACGATCTGTTCGAGGCCCTGGAACTCCAGGACGAACTCCAGACCAAGTACACCGGCGGCACAGTTCAGCACCTTTTCCTGGGTGAAGAAGTCAGCGACACCGAAGTGGTCAAACAGGTGGTATCCAAGGTGTCCAATTCCTTCCGCCTGCCCTATTTCACCCTGACTCCGACGTTCAGCGTCTGCCCCTCCCACGGGTATATCTCAGGGGAACATGAAAAATGCGATACCTGCAATGCAGACACGGAAATCTACTCCAGGGTGGTGGGCTACCTGCGCCCGGTGGGCCAGTGGAACAACGGCAAGCAGACGGAATTCTGCATGCGCAAGACCTATGACACCCACAAGGTTGCCTCATAG
- a CDS encoding CoA pyrophosphatase, whose translation MDQTAYIETIRSALKSADHPLPPDPAVYQPTSVMALFLFNSDPSLLFIQKADREGYPWRNQMAFPGGHVDKRDKSPRDTALRELEEETGIVSDNVKVMGSLGHFQTLRNKDIQAFTGIWNQKDHIIFDTEEISRIFKIPYAHLTRVHREKGYAGRRPDIMELTYPYEDVVIWGVTAKILHHLIEVVDAVENE comes from the coding sequence ATGGACCAGACAGCATATATCGAAACCATACGCTCTGCCCTAAAATCAGCGGACCACCCCCTGCCCCCGGATCCGGCGGTTTACCAGCCCACATCTGTGATGGCCTTGTTCCTGTTCAATTCTGACCCATCCCTGCTTTTTATCCAGAAGGCGGACCGGGAAGGATACCCCTGGCGGAACCAGATGGCATTCCCCGGCGGCCATGTGGATAAAAGGGACAAATCACCCCGGGACACCGCCCTGCGGGAACTTGAAGAAGAGACGGGGATCGTATCGGACAATGTAAAGGTGATGGGGTCTCTGGGCCATTTTCAGACCCTGAGAAACAAGGATATCCAGGCCTTTACCGGGATCTGGAACCAGAAAGACCATATTATTTTTGATACAGAGGAAATTTCCAGAATTTTTAAAATCCCCTATGCCCATCTGACCCGGGTCCACCGGGAAAAAGGATATGCCGGACGCCGGCCCGATATCATGGAACTCACCTATCCCTATGAGGATGTGGTGATCTGGGGGGTAACGGCTAAGATTCTCCACCATCTAATAGAGGTGGTGGACGCCGTAGAGAATGAATGA
- the dctP gene encoding TRAP transporter substrate-binding protein DctP, translating to MPRVSRRTFLRYSFGALSSMVYFTIFPRQPWEDRRAFAETLKEEKRKKRLAKYIFNFSSPYFTSNYLTTPHAHLEIKRLIEKYTKNKIFVIIHDGGSRGIGSELSNWVSLGKSEGALLSIANLSPLCPELDILNIPFWAANETEYIRLFNSQAWNRAVLSKTRKARIQVLFPYVVGERTATSTKRYGKLIKSPKDFEGVRFRVPGSESLALFYRLTKAKPMNIPWKFCARTARGGRYDALDPAIIGLYAGPEGLNRELGIISEIKSVHDGWVAIANTDYIAALDSRTRSQFLDAFNEIQGAQLKNYKTAVTFCSEEFKKLGVKIYAPTPREQKVLAKKFGPANPAWEPVKKRLLGADGLAVFDKFYKIAKG from the coding sequence ATGCCGCGAGTCAGCAGAAGAACATTTCTCAGGTATTCCTTTGGTGCCTTAAGCAGCATGGTTTATTTCACCATTTTTCCCAGACAGCCATGGGAGGATCGCCGGGCCTTTGCGGAAACGCTGAAAGAGGAAAAAAGGAAGAAAAGGCTCGCCAAATATATATTTAATTTCAGTTCCCCGTACTTTACCTCAAACTATTTGACCACCCCCCATGCCCACCTCGAAATTAAGCGGCTGATAGAAAAATATACAAAGAATAAAATCTTCGTGATCATCCACGACGGCGGAAGCCGGGGAATCGGTTCAGAGCTGTCAAACTGGGTTTCCCTGGGCAAGTCCGAAGGCGCCCTGCTATCCATTGCCAATTTGTCGCCATTGTGCCCGGAACTGGATATTTTAAATATCCCCTTTTGGGCTGCCAATGAAACCGAATATATCCGGCTGTTTAACTCCCAGGCCTGGAACAGGGCCGTATTGTCTAAAACCCGAAAGGCCAGAATACAGGTATTGTTCCCCTATGTTGTCGGAGAAAGAACGGCCACCTCCACAAAAAGGTACGGGAAGCTCATTAAATCCCCCAAAGATTTTGAAGGGGTCAGATTCAGGGTGCCGGGATCTGAAAGCCTCGCCTTATTTTACAGGCTGACCAAAGCCAAACCCATGAACATCCCCTGGAAATTTTGCGCAAGGACAGCCCGGGGAGGCCGGTATGATGCACTTGATCCGGCAATCATCGGGCTTTATGCCGGCCCGGAAGGGCTGAATAGGGAATTGGGAATCATTTCCGAAATAAAATCCGTGCATGACGGATGGGTGGCCATAGCAAATACAGATTATATTGCCGCCTTGGATTCCCGAACCCGGAGCCAATTCCTTGATGCATTCAATGAAATTCAAGGGGCCCAGCTGAAAAATTATAAAACCGCAGTGACCTTTTGTTCTGAAGAATTTAAAAAGCTCGGCGTAAAAATATATGCGCCCACCCCCCGGGAACAAAAAGTGCTGGCAAAAAAATTCGGACCTGCCAACCCGGCCTGGGAGCCGGTTAAAAAGAGGCTGTTGGGTGCTGACGGTTTGGCTGTTTTTGATAAATTTTATAAGATCGCCAAGGGCTAA
- a CDS encoding class I SAM-dependent methyltransferase yields MKQLIAYIQKPPVYTKGTAEMWVDPHISRHLLAVHLNPDIDLASRKKATISDTVDWLLGQVPGENLAVLDLGCGPGLYTERIAGSGHQVTGMDYSLTAIEYASRSARNKALDLSYVHQNYLTLREENKYDLIIMIFTDFGVLVPGDRDRLLENIYRALKPGGTFIFDVLNERFLEKPVEKSWQAEKCGFWRETPHLALSDAFLYEEEKVVLSQHVVVEDTGAMDVYRFWTHVFSHDDLRAVTASQGFEKTRCHDDLLPDSEMYSGRDVTFCVTVKPE; encoded by the coding sequence ATGAAACAATTGATTGCGTATATCCAAAAACCACCCGTTTACACAAAAGGAACCGCCGAAATGTGGGTGGATCCCCATATTTCCCGTCACCTGCTGGCGGTTCACCTCAATCCGGACATCGACCTGGCCAGCAGGAAAAAGGCCACCATATCAGATACGGTGGATTGGCTTCTCGGCCAGGTCCCAGGAGAAAATCTGGCTGTTCTTGATCTTGGTTGCGGACCCGGGCTTTATACGGAGCGGATCGCCGGGTCTGGCCACCAGGTTACGGGAATGGACTATTCATTGACCGCCATCGAATATGCCAGCCGTTCCGCCCGGAATAAAGCGCTGGACCTCAGCTATGTGCATCAGAACTACCTGACCCTCCGTGAAGAGAATAAATATGATCTCATCATCATGATTTTTACTGATTTCGGGGTGCTGGTCCCCGGGGACCGGGACAGGCTCCTGGAAAATATATACCGGGCCTTGAAACCGGGAGGAACCTTTATATTTGATGTGCTTAACGAGCGGTTTCTGGAAAAACCGGTGGAGAAATCCTGGCAGGCGGAGAAATGCGGCTTCTGGAGAGAAACGCCGCATCTGGCCCTCTCCGATGCCTTTCTCTATGAAGAGGAAAAGGTCGTCTTAAGCCAGCACGTGGTCGTTGAGGATACCGGTGCCATGGATGTGTACCGGTTCTGGACCCATGTTTTTTCCCACGACGACCTGAGGGCAGTTACGGCCAGCCAAGGGTTTGAAAAGACCCGGTGCCATGATGATCTGCTTCCCGACAGCGAAATGTACAGCGGACGGGATGTCACTTTCTGCGTCACGGTCAAACCGGAATAA